One Oryza sativa Japonica Group chromosome 8, ASM3414082v1 DNA window includes the following coding sequences:
- the LOC4345317 gene encoding uncharacterized protein codes for MSRLSFRPRPLDIHKKLPIVKSARELEDDETTLALRAAPPVLRHSQPEPAADGEAHPTSSKKNVQEIPTPQYDDVDTYERDYTRTFAQPTSYIRARGARAEIGEFVEYDLDNEDEDWLEDYNNERKNLNPEKLEVLLFKLETLDHKARERAGIITPTFLGPIPVILQLDSAMEALQYLSVRYAVFQAVYNYWKSKRERWQKPILRRLQPPPPVNDTNPYNVFRPREKAYRLHTRRMQRRENSVQSFDKLRVVRRNLEQAKALMGALIKREERKRETMECEVHLRRIQMRYKHEAQLIDDGIALSGLQQAGSSEDDYADSDDTANEQPYVRSVAFHPRFPDNKLSAVPPLRLKRERELKRRPHQNGWLFKRVPEMRDPEEPVMLFTRPIDPDKLKMAGIRPPLDPPIDSGTTAPPFRWQARIGRGGRIIFDRWNPFLQVPVGQETNHRPSMPEG; via the exons ATGAGTAGGCTCTCCTTCAGGCCGCGCCCGCTCGACATTCACAAGAAGCTCCCCATCGTCAAGTCCGCGCGTGAGCTTGAGGACGATGAGACCACGCTAGCGCTTCGGGCTGCGCCGCCGGTGCTGCGGCACTCCCAGCCGGAGCCCGCGGCTGATGGCGAG GCACATCCAACATCCAGCAAGAAGAATGTGCAAGAAATACCTACACCACAGTATGATGATGTTGATACATACGAAAGGGACTATACTCGTACCTTTGCACAGCCAACATCCTACATACGTGCCAGAGGAG CCAGGGCTGAGATTGGTGAGTTTGTTGAATATGATTTggacaatgaagatgaagattggCTTGAAGACTATAACAATGAGCGGAAAAATCTGAACCCTGAAAA GTTGGAGGTCCTCCTATTCAAACTGGAAACATTGGACCACAAAGCTCGAGAAAGAGCAGGCATCATAACCCCCACCTTTTTAGGACCAATACCAGTTATTCTGCAGCTTGATTCTGCCATGGAG GCTTTGCAGTACTTGTCTGTTCGTTATGCTGTGTTCCAGGCTGTATATAACTACTGGAAATCAAAG AGAGAGCGGTGGCAAAAGCCTATTTTGCGACGTTTGCAG CCGCCTCCGCCAGTTAATGACACAAATCCATACAATGTGTTCAGACCAAGGGAGAAGGCTTATCGTCTTCACACAAGGAGG aTGCAAAGACGAGAAAATAGTGTCCAATCATTCGACAAACTCCGTGTG GTCCGGCGCAATCTAGAGCAGGCTAAGGCACTAATGGGCGCATTGATTAAG AGGGAAGAGAGAAAACGTGAGACTATGGAGTGTGAGGTTCACCTTCGACGTATCCAGATGAGATACAAG CATGAGGCACAGCTTATTGATGATGGGATTGCTCTATCAGGCCTCCAGCAAGCTGGATCAAGTGAAGATGATTATGCAGATTCAGATGATACGGCCAACGAGCAACCATATGTACGATCGGTTGCTTTTCATCCTAGATTCCCTGATAATAAGCTATCAGCTGTTCCGCCATTGCGTTTGAAGCGCGAGCGTGAGCTAAAAAGAAGACCCCACCAGAATGGCTGGTTGTTCAAAAGG GTTCCTGAAATGCGGGATCCTGAGGAGCCAGTAATGCTATTTACAAGACCAATTGACCCTGATAAGCTGAAGATGGCTGGTATCAGGCCACCACTAGATCCACCTATTGATAGTGGTACTACTGCTCCACCATTCCGGTGGCAAGCTAGAATTGGACGGGGAGGTCGCATCATCTTTGACCGCTGGAATCCTTTTCTTCAAGTCCCGGTCGGCCAGGAAACCAATCATAGACCCTCAATGCCAGAAGGATGA
- the LOC4345318 gene encoding D-aminoacyl-tRNA deacylase, producing MVVLVVATTSDAASATPAAAFLAMPGWTPGPSIPDGVESFANGAGVRLLRHARGIVEEDDLDLRWEAATGERVSEVVLLSRHTAVSNRPALTVHPIGVPHLRDGVDVPPQGGRPGWAAPPNPRIGPWLRLLRRIAADRGLVPEFEITLEGTHHGPVTNTPTLFVEIGSTEEYWGRQDAADAVALLLWKGLGLGEEESVGNWHGNGEKVLLGIGGGHYAPRHMDIVTKDGVWVGHLLSGYSLPMEEPKQMNGKNVADVGGMWKHSIKVSYEATKAAFPGGEIIAHIDQKSFKGWQKNAITSYLQELNIRVGKPNDFF from the exons ATGGTGGTGCTGGTGGTCGCCACGACGTCCGACGCCGCGTCggccactccggccgccgcgttCCTCGCCATGCCCGGCTGGACCCCCGGCCCCTCCATCCCG GACGGCGTGGAGAGCTTCGCGAACGGCGCGGGGGTGCGGCTGctgcggcacgcgcgcgggatCGTGGAGGAGGACGACCTGGACCTGCGGTGGGAGGCCGCCACGGGGGAGCGCGTCTCCGAGGTGGTCCTCCTcagccgccacaccgccgtctCCAACCGACCCGCGCTCACCGTCCACCCCATCGGCGTCCCGCACCTCAGGGACGGCGTGGACGTGCCGCCGCAGGGCGGGCGCCCCGGGTGGGCCGCGCCGCCCAACCCGCGGATCGGGCCCTGGCTCCGCCTGCTCCGCCGGATCGCCGCCGACCGCGGCCTCGTGCCGGAGTTTGAG ATTACGCTGGAGGGCACTCACCATGGGCCAGTGACCAACACGCCGACGCTGTTTGTTGAGATTG GAAGCACTGAAGAATACTGGGGTAGACAGGATGCTGCTGACGCAGTCGCTCTG CTGCTATGGAAAGGACTTGGTCTTGGAGAAGAAGAATCTGTTGGAAATTGGCATGG GAATGGTGAAAAAGTCCTTCTAGGCATAGGAGGTGGTCATTATGCTCCTCGTCATATGGATATTGTAAC GAAAGATGGTGTATGGGTGGGCCACTTGCTCTCTGGGTATTCTTTGCCAATGGAGGAACCGAAGCAGATGAATGGTAAAAATGTGGCTGACGTTGGCGGTATGTGGAAGCATTCCATTAAAGTTTCATATGAAGCAACAAAAGCGGCTTTCCCAGGAGGAGAGATTATTGCACATATTGATCAAAA GAGCTTCAAAGGATGGCAAAAGAACGCAATTACAAGTTACTTGCAGGAGTTGAACATCAGGGTAGGAAAACCAAATGATTTCTTTTAA